In Plodia interpunctella isolate USDA-ARS_2022_Savannah chromosome 17, ilPloInte3.2, whole genome shotgun sequence, one genomic interval encodes:
- the LOC128676992 gene encoding flavin reductase (NADPH): MQKIVIFGATGMTGLCALEAAVKKGLSVRAFVRDPAKVPETLKDKVEIFKGDAVSDPQSVKDAVDGVDGAVIILGTRNALEPTTDLSVGTKNIIDALIEKNVTKVSVCMSAFLFYEPDKVPPRFVDLNADHERMFEIVKDCPLDWIAVFPPHISDEPSREIIVEVNPEKSPGRAVSKWDLGQFFVDCLSEPKYYKSVIGICNAPQK, translated from the exons ATGCAGAAAATCGTCATATTCGGTGCCACTGGCATGACCGGCCTCTGCGCCTTGGAAGCAGCGGTCAAGAAAG GTCTCTCAGTGCGAGCATTTGTTCGAGATCCTGCTAAAGTCCCAGAGACGCTTAAAGATAAGGTTGAGATATTCAAAGGCGATGCCGTGTCGGACCCACAATCTGTCAAGGACGCTGTTGATGGAGTGGACGGGGCTGTCATCATTCTCGGCACCAGGAATGCCCTTGAGCCTACTACAGACTTGTCAGTTGGGACTAAGAATATAATAGATGCTCTGATAGAGAAAAATGTGACCAAAGTGTCAGTCTGTATGTCTGCGTTCCTGTTCTATGAGCCAGATAAGGTACCACCGAGGTTTGTAGACCTGAATGCCGATCACGAGAGGATGTTTGAGATCGTGAAGGATTGCCCGCTGGATTGGATTGCTGTGTTCCCTCCACATATATCAG ACGAGCCAAGCCGTGAGATCATAGTCGAGGTGAACCCGGAGAAGTCTCCCGGCCGTGCTGTCTCCAAGTGGGACCTCGGGCAGTTCTTTGTGGACTGTCTGAGCGAGCCCAAGTACTACAAATCTGTTATCGGGATCTGCAACGCCCCTCAGAAGTGA
- the LOC128676990 gene encoding uncharacterized protein LOC128676990: protein MSKVLPRHTPKNTSLVKIKRKNRKALSSTTNTLLTNITFSTSAIANVRSLRNSNTENTLSMISTPWSTDYNSYASIASHKGAVRSYPSSASLMPISSSTVRASSPENLSVKTTITLYNVPSVPTEQDSAFRFPKLKLTRIRSSDTLSSWTIETFTSNGLSSVSGKVKPKYPWSPSSVFSGTDIYPTTVETLVSRKGSRESSRVFGSVASRYDMAPMNLKENKSEDDFILDSILIKTKGIPIWH from the coding sequence ATGAGTAAAGTTCTCCCACGGCACACGCCGAAGAACACAAGCTTGGTTAAAATTAAGAGGAAAAACCGAAAAGCATTGTCATCGACAACAAACACTTTGTTGACCAACATCACTTTCTCCACGTCAGCTATAGCTAATGTCAGATCATTGAGGAACAGCAACACGGAAAACACCCTCAGCATGATCAGCACACCTTGGAGTACTGATTATAATTCATACGCGTCTATCGCTTCACATAAAGGCGCCGTACGAAGTTATCCATCCTCGGCGAGCCTCATGCCTATTTCCAGCTCAACAGTGAGGGCATCCTCGCCGGAGAACTTGTCTGTCAAGACAACTATCACCCTATATAATGTTCCGAGTGTGCCAACAGAACAAGATTCTGCATTTCGTTTCCCAAAACTGAAACTTACTCGTATCAGATCTTCTGATACGTTGAGCTCTTGGACTATAGAGACTTTTACGAGCAACGGGCTGTCAAGTGTTTCTGGTAAAGTGAAACCTAAGTACCCGTGGAGCCCTAGTTCGGTGTTCAGCGGGACAGACATATACCCAACTACTGTGGAGACGCTCGTGTCCAGGAAGGGCAGTCGGGAGTCTTCGCGTGTGTTCGGAAGCGTCGCATCGAGGTATGACATGGCGCCAATGAACCTCAAGGAAAACAAGTCTGAGGACGATTTCATTTTAGActcaattttgataaaaaccaAAGGGATCCCCATTTGGCACTGA
- the LOC128676989 gene encoding mitochondrial GTPase 1 codes for MATKFDAAAYNFRKKMPYISKDLLRWFPGHMNKGLKQMQRKLNNVDCVIEVHDARIPFSGRNPVFTSSVTGAKPHILVLNKKDLTISSLIPRVSDQLKAEQNIEHVVFTNSKDQYDRGLKTLRPLMVDLIKDSNRYNRSDELDYNVMIIGVPNVGKSSLINMLRSRNLRIKHALPVGAVAGVTRSLMTKIRINNDPIIFMYDTPGILEPSVTDVEMGLKLALCASLQDHLVGEEAIADYLLFWLNKHGKFKYVDYMGLEEPCDDINKVLLAGAIKFNRVRRTRNYDNSMRDVPDLLEVARTMIKAFRTGELGKAMLDLDMLRHRQGREEKALA; via the exons ATGGCAACAAAATTCGACGCTGCGGCGTACAACTTCCGCAAAAAAATGCCCTACATCAGCAAGGATCTGCTGCGGTGGTTTCCCGGCCACATGAACAAAGGTTTGAAGCAAATGCAAAGGAAATTGAACAATGTTGACTGTGTCATTGAGGTTCACGATGCGCGGATACCATTCTCTGGCCGAAATCCTGTATTCACTAGCTCTGTAACTGGTGCTAAGCCACacatattagttttaaataagaaagaCTTGACGATAAGCTCATTAATACCGAGAGTATCTGACCAGTTGAAAGCTGAACAGAATATTGAGCATGTAGTATTTACGAATAGCAAAGACCAGTATGACCGTGGATTGAAAACACTCAGGCCCCTTATGGTAGACTTAATAAAGGAttctaataggtataataGAAGTGACGAGTTGGATTATAATGTGATGATAATCGGAGTGCCAAATGTTGGGAAATCTTCATTGATTAACATGCTACGGTCAAGGAATCTGCGGATCAAACACGCCTTGCCGGTCGGAGCAGTGGCTGGGGTCACTCGGAGTTTAATGACCAagattagaataaataatgaccCAATTATATTCATGTATGATACTCCGG gGATCCTAGAGCCGTCTGTAACAGATGTGGAGATGGGCCTGAAACTGGCGCTGTGTGCCTCCCTGCAGGACCACCTGGTGGGAGAGGAGGCTATCGCCGATTACCTGCTGTTCTGGCTGAACAAGCACGGAAAGTTCAAGTATGTGGACTACATGGGGCTGGAAGAGCCGTGTGATGATATCAATAAG GTCCTCCTAGCCGGCGCTATCAAATTCAACCGCGTCCGCAGGACCCGGAACTACGACAACAGCATGCGGGACGTCCCGGACCTGCTCGAGGTCGCGCGGACCATGATCAAGGCGTTCCGGACCGGGGAACTGGGGAAGGCGATGTTGGACCTCGACATGTTGAGACATAGACAAGGAAGGGAGGAGAAAGCTTTAGCATAA
- the Rrp46 gene encoding exosome complex component RRP46, translated as MGVEEMDSKEFKLKPMKCELNFLSKSDGSAILSQGETVALASVNGPIDVKMQSQSIEKSMLEVLFCTKSGKPSVGDRYKENVIKQTCETAILGSLYPRTAITVTIQELEDYGGLLSCSLNCVCLALLNAGVSLRYVFAAVSVALDDAGALLLDPSGRQADAARAHMNFVFESRGKTLITSFTEGSFGEDTYREALERSRAASDLIFGFYREVVSKYGNVIG; from the exons atgggTGTTGAGGAAATGGATtctaaagaatttaaattaaaacctaTGAAGTGCGAATTGAATTTTCTAAGTAAATCCGATGGTTCGGCGATTTTGTCTCAAG GTGAGACTGTGGCTTTAGCAAGTGTAAATGGACCAATCGATGTAAAAATGCAAAGTCAAAGTATAGAAAAATCAATGTTGGAAGTCCTTTTTTGTACTAAAAGTGGGAAGCCATCAGTTGGCGACAG ATATAAAGAGAATGTGATAAAACAGACCTGTGAGACCGCAATCCTGGGTAGTTTATACCCGCGAACAGCCATCACTGTCACTATACAGGAGCTGGAGGACTACGGAGGG TTGCTGTCGTGCAGCTTGAACTGCGTATGTCTAGCGTTACTGAACGCGGGCGTGTCCCTACGCTACGTGTTCGCGGCCGTGTCGGTGGCGCTCGACGACGCCGGCGCGCTGCTGCTCGACCCCAGCGGCCGGCAGGCGGacgctgcgcgcgcgcacatGAACTTCGTGTTCGAGAGTCGGGGGAAGACGCTTATTACCA GTTTCACAGAAGGCTCGTTCGGCGAGGACACGTACAGAGAGGCGCTGGAGCGGAGCCGCGCTGCCAGCGACCTGATCTTCGGGTTCTACCGCGAAGTCGTCTCCAAATATGGAAATGTTATaggttaa